One Drosophila willistoni isolate 14030-0811.24 chromosome 2R unlocalized genomic scaffold, UCI_dwil_1.1 Seg167, whole genome shotgun sequence DNA segment encodes these proteins:
- the LOC6651782 gene encoding GATOR complex protein Wdr59, giving the protein MPPTETLRPGERGNGAGGVGGGEQTYMIRQSNKFYEHRDSQATAMSVDYTGQWVLLAGRGHLALQRLGQDDGTLRRHERQSKYEVSVAEFAICPSRKEYCAIATNQHIDIVRWGPAEPYYENSLRGHTRTVTDIDWHGKDANLLVSCSIDTFSHIWDLREPRKPVVSLNAVCMSGATQVGFNRVSGNLLAAAHDGDLRIWDIRKGSCPTHYITAHLNRVHGINWSHRRETCLATASQDGTVKYFDVCNPRRAEKIITTLSPVWRARYTPIGNGLVSIVVPHLGRGQNSLLLWSNSKQTDPICSFVGHTDVILDFAWRPNRESSTEIELVTWSRDRTLRVFKIDDNMLKLCEPSAEEQVEVTIQPRYDADLRDLRALTPPECFLSPRPPVLAAASLPISTGDGACHTLPMARSPNFGAGYCRREEPHIARSLTDQPTCSLHHEFSLLNTNMPHVEVDMLDAIKRYACFRICVGGHTVILQVTFATSYPSPSVPPEFQLCQGTTLSTEVSGVLLKVLRGNALQRVKKSRTCLEQCLRALVAAMKKKVAAVGGGSIGGGDRSQFLLQSPRLEGALSSTLHDACIPFPRTSGVHFNATGMLTTFAQLMNNKRLTLRQHQAMTPRTLSAINGSGLLGNVMATVQRDANASFYLQERMIAGKPSKQRAIRQMNGSPMVHIYDASSLLHINRDMAREFSLDKRNIADTCRRNGEICRSYGRLDLLPIWLLAELIATPSHLPQETMNEDPFRKSLLESLIMHYANSGDIQTAVLLACLFDKCPSEDMPIDACRLIAPQLNSQISPYHTVLPLDTKCSNSNRQQLKQFRSNSWSDSMDWMDFRQFQSDSNACSLIRRTKMPLFDQFKRAYAEILFGWQLLSKRALILKHTQNAPPQQQGVEFVTECLECNKPKRTPKCEQCKRPVLFCMLCCLPVRGVANACLACGHGGHTQHMMQWFENHNVCATCGCSCLERTSELLALIS; this is encoded by the exons ATGCCTCCGACGGAGACATTGCGTCCTGGTGAACGTGGAAATGGTGCCGGAGGGGTTGGTGGAGGAGAACAGACATACATGATCAGGCAGAGTAACAAATTTTATGAACATCGCGATTCCCAAGCCACAGCCATGTCCGTGGACTACACCGGACAATGGGTGCTGCTGGCAGGACGTGGCCACCTGGCACTCCAGCGACTGGGCCAAGATGATGGCACTCTGCGACGTCATGAGCGGCAATCCAAATATGAAGTGTCGGTGGCAGAGTTTGCCATATGTCCAAGCCGCAAAGAATACTGCGCCATAGCG ACCAATCAACACATTGACATTGTACGTTGGGGCCCGGCAGAGCCTTATTATGAAAACTCGCTGCGAGGACATACTCGAACGGTCACAGACATCGATTGGCATGGCAAGGACGCCAATTTATTGGTCAGCTGTTCCATTGATACGTTCTCACACATTTGGGACTTGCGTGAACCACGTAAACCAGTTGTTTCCCTAAATGCTGTCTGCATGT CTGGAGCCACCCAGGTGGGTTTCAATCGCGTTTCGGGCAATCTATTGGCTGCCGCTCATGACGGTGACTTGAGGATTTGGGACATACGCAAGGGCAGCTGCCCCACACATTATATTACAGCCCATTTAAATCGGGTGCATGGCATAAATTGGAGTCATCGCCGGGAGACATGTTTGGCCACCGCCAGTCAAGATGGCACTGTCAAATACTTTGATGTCTGCAATCCGAGAAGAGCAGAGAAAATCATTACCACATTATCGCCGGTATGGAGAGCTCGATATACG CCCATTGGCAATGGGCTGGTTAGCATTGTTGTCCCTCACTTGGGACGTGGACAGAATAGTTTGCTCCTATGGAGCAATAGCAAGCAAACTGATCCCATTTGCTCATTTGTGGGCCACACCGATGTCATCCTTGACTTTGCATGGCGTCCAAATCGTGAGAGCTCCACGGAAATT gAATTGGTTACCTGGTCGCGTGATCGCACTTTAAGGGTGTTTAAGATCGATGATAATATGTTAAAACTGTGTGAACCCTCGGCCGAAGAGCAAGTGGAGGTAACCATCCAGCCTCGTTATGATGCGGATCTAAGGGATTTGAGGGCACTAACGCCACCTGAATGCTTTCTCAGTCCCCGGCCTCCAGTTTTGGCGGCTGCTTCACTGCCCATTTCAACTGGCGATGGAGCATGCCATACACTACCCATGGCCCGATCGCCCAATTTCGGGGCTGGCTATTGTCGACGAGAAGAGCCACATATAGCCAGATCTCTGACAGATCAGCCGACATGCTCACTGCATCATGAGTTCTCGTTGCTAAACACAAATATGCCCCATGTAGAGGTGGATATGCTAGATGCCATTAAGCGTTATGCATGTTTTCGCATTTGCGTTGGAGGCCACACAGTTATCCTGCAGGTGACGTTTGCCACATCCTATCCAAGTCCCAGTGTGCCCCCCGAATTCCAATTGTGTCAGGGTACAACCTTGTCCACTGAGGTCAGCGGCGTATTGCTAAAGGTTCTGCGCGGCAATGCTCTGCAGAGGGTGAAGAAATCGCGCACTTGCCTTGAGCAATGTCTACGTGCCTTGGTGGCGGCCATGAAGAAGAAAGTAGCAGCCGTCGGAGGCGGTAGCATTGGGGGTGGCGATCGTAGTCAGTTTCTCTTGCAATCACCCAGATTGGAGGGGGCTTTGTCAAGTACTCTGCATGATGCCTGCATACCGTTTCCACGCACTTCAGGTGTCCATTTCAATGCAACGGGAATGTTGACAACATTTGCTCAGCTGATGAATAATAAGCGACTGACTCTGCGTCAGCATCAGGCCATGACCCCGAGAACTTTGTCGGCCATTAATGGTAGCGGCTTACTGGGCAATGTTATGGCGACGGTTCAAAGAGATGCAAATGCTTCGTTCTATCTACAAGAGCGCATGATTGCAG GAAAACCTAGCAAACAGAGAGCCATTCGACAAATGAATGGTAGTCCCATGGTCCACATTTACGACGCCAGCAGTTTGCTTCATATAAATCGGGATATGGCCAGAGAGTTCTCGTTGGATAAGCGTAATATTGCCGATACTTGTCGTCGCAATGGCGAAATATGTCGTTCTTATGGACGTTTAGATTTGTTACCCATATGGCTATTGGCCGAATTAATAGCCACTCCGTCACATCTACCACAAGAGACGATGAACGAGGACCCGTTTAGGAAATCGCTGCTGGAATCTTTGATTATGCATTATGCCAACTCTGGTGATATACAAACCGCTGTCCTCTTGGCATGTCTCTTTGACAAGTGTCCAAGCGAAGACATGCCCATTGATGCTTGCCGCCTCATAGCTCCTCAGTTGAACTCACAGATATCACCATACCACACTGTCTTGCCGCTTGATACGAAATGTTCAAACTCCAACAGGCAACAGTTGAAACAATTTCGTAGTAATTCCTGGTCCGATTCAATGGATTGGATGGATTTCAGGCAGTTTCAATCCGATTCCAATGCCTGTTCGCTAATACGGCGCACCAAGATGCCACTATTCGATCAATTTAAGCGTGCATATGCTGAGATACTCTTCGGTTGGCAGCTCCTCTCAAAGCGTGCCCTTATCCTGAAGCACACACAGAATGCGCCGCCTCAGCAACAGGGTGTGGAATTTGTCACCGAGTGTTTGGAATGCAATAAGCCCAAGCGTACACCGAAATGTGAACAGTGCAAGAGACCAGTTCTATTCTGTATGCTCTGTTGTCTGCCTGTGCGTGGTGTGGCCAATGCTTGCCTGGCATGCGGTCATGGTGGACACACACAGCACATGATGCAGTGGTTCGAG AATCATAATGTCTGTGCCACTTGCGGCTGCAGTTGCTTGGAGCGTACTTCTGAGCTGTTGGCCTTGATTAGCTGA